One window from the genome of Hoplias malabaricus isolate fHopMal1 chromosome 18, fHopMal1.hap1, whole genome shotgun sequence encodes:
- the ggt5b gene encoding glutathione hydrolase 5 proenzyme isoform X3 — MEGGSAVDAAIASLVCTALVNPQSMGLGGGAIFTIMDNKGKVKVISSRETVPKTSNLDLLKRCPEHFSLMTGPEWIGVPGELRGYARAHALYGKLKWSRLFEPNIKLARDGFPLPPYLANFLKYPEITNLVQNSSLCELFCDKNKRVLTVNDTLKFPKLATTLETIGREGAEAFYTGHIAKDLINDVKEAGGTLSLEDLRSFKVREDDAQSIRVREYDMFLPPLPAGGVLVSLILNIMQGFGLSPASSQGENRALTLHRYIEAVKFTNGQKGNIKDPEFHRHNVEFLTKMDFIDHLRKMIKNDATLPPSSYNITASGDRFGTTHISAIDQYGSAVSVTSTINHIFGSAVYSPNTGIILNNELADFCGRAGSFTAGQELIHQSLNQFNNIHTLCLSLSLSLSPSHCLHPGLLCSSVCAGEQPPSSMSPTILRSTQGDKLLVIGGSGGSMITSAMAQSIMNHLFLGKSLKDAIDEKLVFVDSQNSVKFEKGFDTDLIEQMKHRGHTVKSWKYFLNVVNAVERENGCITAVSDARKMGEAAGY; from the exons gaAAAGTGAAGGTGATCAGCTCCAGGGAAACTGTTCCAAAGACTTCCAATCTAGATCTGTTGAAGCGTTGTCCAGAACATTTCAGTCTCATGAcag GTCCGGAGTGGATCGGTGTTCCAGGGGAGTTGCGAGGTTACGCTCGAGCTCACGCTCTTTACGGAAAATTAAAGTGGTCTCGTCTGTTTGAGCCAAATATTAAACTGGCACGAGATGGGTTCCCATTGCCTCCATACCTCGCCAATTTTCTGAAGTATCCAGAAATCACCAACTTGGTGCAGAATTCTTCTCTGTG TGAACTGTTCTGTGACAAGAACAAGAGGGTCCTTACAGTAAACGACACACTGAAGTTTCCAAAGCTTGCAACAACCTTGGAAACCATCGGCAGGGAAGGAGCTGAGGCCTTTTACACTGGACACATTGCAAAGGACCTGATCAACGATGTGAAGGAAGCtg GGGGCACTTTATCGTTAGAGGACCTGCGTTCATTTAAGGTGAGAGAGGACGATGCACAGAGCATCCGTGTCAGAGAATACGACATGTTCCTGCCCCCTCTGCCTGCAGGAGGCGTGCTTGTCAGCTTAATACTCAACATCATGCAGG GTTTTGGACTCTCTCCAGCGTcttcacagggagaaaacagagCCCTGACTCTCCATCGCTACATAGAGGCTGTTAAGTTCACCAATGGGCAAAAGGGGAATATAAAAGACCCCGAATTCCACCGTCACAAT gtggaatttttgacAAAGATGGATTTTATCGACCATCTGAGGAAGATGATTAAAAACGATGCTACACTCCCTCCGTCCTCCTACAACATCACAGCGTCCGGTGACCGCTTTGGAACCACACACATCTCCGCCATCGACCAGTACGGCTCGGCCGTCTCCGTCACCAGCACCATCAACCACat ATTTGGGTCAGCAGTGTATTCTCCAAACACCGGAATCATCCTGAATAATGAACTGGCTGATTTCTGTGGAAGAGCTGGTTCATTTACAGCAGGTCAGGAGCTGATTCATCAATCACTGAATCAGTTtaataatatacacacactctgtctctctctctctctctctctctctccctctcactgtctccACCCGGGGCTACTTTGTTCATCTGTGTGTGCAGGAGAACAGCCACCTTCCTCCATGTCTCCCACCATCCTGCGCTCCACCCAGGGAGACAAGCTGCTGGTCATCGGGGGCTCAGGGGGGAGCATGATCACCTCTGCCATGGCACAG tCCATCATGAATCACCTGTTCCTGGGGAAGAGTCTGAAAGATGCCATCGATGAAAAACTGGTGTTTGTTGACTCTCAGAACTCAGTGAAATTTGAGAAGGGCTTTGACACG GATCTGATTGAGCAGATGAAGCATCGAGGACATACTGTGAAGAGTTGGAAGTATTTCCTGAATGTGGTGAACGCAGTGGAAAGAGAGAATGGCTGCATCACCGCTGTCTCAGACGCCAGAAAGATGGGGGAAGCAGCAGGATACTGA